The proteins below are encoded in one region of Puntigrus tetrazona isolate hp1 chromosome 5, ASM1883169v1, whole genome shotgun sequence:
- the pafah1b2 gene encoding platelet-activating factor acetylhydrolase IB subunit beta — translation MSAEENPAAEPAPVIDVQGDGRWMSQHNRFVQECKDAEPDVLFVGDSMVQLMQQYEVWRELFSPLHALNFGIGGDTTCNVLWRLQNGELENIRPRVVVLWVGTNNHEHTADQVAGGILAIAQLLLSRLTKSKIIVLGLLPRGEFPNPLREKNASVNNLLRASLPRLGPVQFIDVGGSFVHSDGTISSRDMFDFLHLTAGAYRTMSTTLHELLLQLLEETPQERRASLV, via the exons ATGAGCGCCGAGGAGAATCCCGCAGCTGAACCCGCGCCCGTCATCGACGTGCAGGGAGACGGACGCTGGATGTCACAG CATAACCGGTTCGTGCAGGAGTGTAAGGATGCAGAGCCTGACGTTCTGTTTGTGGGGGACTCCATGGTGCAGCTAATGCAGCAGTATGAG GTGTGGAGGGAACTCTTCTCACCTCTCCATGCTCTGAATTTCGGGATCGGTGGAGACACAACCTGTAATGTGCTGTGGAGACTACAGAATGGAGAACTGGAGAACATCAGACCCAGA GTGGTGGTTTTATGGGTGGGAACTAATAATCATGAGCACACTGCGGATCAAGTTGCTGGAGGAATATTGGCCATCGCACAGTTACTTCTGTCTCGTCTCACCAAGTCCaaaattattgttttg GGCCTGTTGCCGAGGGGAGAGTTTCCTAACCccctgagagagaaaaatgcaTCAGTAAATAATCTACTTCGCGCATCTCTTCCTCGACTCGGCCCTGTTCAGTTTATTGATGTGGGAGGTAGTTTTGTCCACTCAGACGGGACTATTTCCTCTCGAGACATGTTCGACTTCCTACATCTGACTGCCGGTGCATACAGGACCATGTCAACCACTCTCCATGAGCTGCTGCTTCAACTGTTGGAGGAAACGCCTCAGGAGAGGCGAGCCTCGCTGGTCTAG